The following are encoded together in the Glycine max cultivar Williams 82 chromosome 8, Glycine_max_v4.0, whole genome shotgun sequence genome:
- the LOC100306139 gene encoding uncharacterized protein LOC100306139 (The RefSeq protein has 1 substitution compared to this genomic sequence), which yields MHDHSHQYPLPCLYCHPYSYIRMVQNLIERCMLFHMSQDQCIRALAEHAGIKPLVTVTVWKELQKESKEFFRAYLQVVTPRPLFMSRCFQRRPNLARRKHWK from the exons ATGCATGATCACAGTCATCAATACCCTCTTCCTTGTTTGTATTGCCACCCTTATAGCTATATTAGGATG GTTCAAAATCTCATAGAGAGATGCATGCTCTTTCACATGAGCCAAGACCAGTGCATAAGGGCACTGGCAGAACATGCAGGGATTAAGCCACTTGTTACTGTTACAG TGTGGAAAGAGTTGCAAAAGGAGAACAAGGAGTTCTTTCGAGCATATTTGCAAGTTGTCACTCCCAGGCCATTATTCATGA GTAGATGTTTTCAAAGGAGACCAAATTTGGCAAGAAGGAAACACTGGAAATGA
- the LOC100803001 gene encoding axial regulator YABBY 4, whose product MSTLNHLFDLPEQICYVQCGFCTTILMVSVPCSILSTVVTVRCGHCTSLLSVNMKKASFVPFHLLASLTHLEPKEGASDDGANKSLNSYNNASIITTNSDCEEENVTQISNVVHKPPEKRQRTPSAYNRFIKEEIKRLKSENPNMAHKEAFSTAAKNWANFPPSQCDGEADSCNGTEQLGDLDSHEEPRDAIEVHKEGQGFRGRKAPRNSIWERAPFE is encoded by the exons ATGTCAACACTGAACCACCTCTTTGATCTTCCAGAACAGATATGCTACGTACAATGTGGATTCTGTACAACAATACTAATG GTGAGTGTTCCATGCAGCATTTTGTCAACGGTGGTGACAGTGAGATGCGGCCACTGCACAAGCCTCCTCTCAGTCAACATGAAGAAAGCTTCCTTTGTCCCTTTCCACCTTCTTGCTTCCCTTACTCATCTTGAG CCAAAAGAAGGTGCTTCAGATGATGGTGCAAACAAGAGTTTGAACAGCTATAATAATGCATCCATAATAACCACCAATTCGGACTGTGAGGAAGAGAACGTGACTCAAATTTCCAATGTCGTGCATAAAC CTCCAGAGAAGAGACAGAGAACACCATCTGCATATAACCGCTTCATCAA AGAAGAGATTAAAAGGCTTAAGTCTGAAAACCCTAACATGGCCCACAAGGAGGCTTTCAGTACTGCGGCAAAAAAT TGGGCCAATTTTCCCCCATCACAGTGTGATGGAGAAGCCGACAGCTGTAACGGGACAGAGCAACTTGGGGATCTGGACTCCCATGAAGAGCCTCGTGATGCTattgag GTTCATAAAGAAGGCCAAGGTTTCCGTGGAAGAAAGGCTCCAAGGAATTCTATCTGGGAAAGGGCACCTTTTGAATGA